One genomic region from Nostoc sphaeroides encodes:
- a CDS encoding DUF58 domain-containing protein — MKIIKPITNWLEIRASAPAYGGWVLAATAICFFGAGINTMAGWLYAISGISFALLGVAAILPPRSLTNLSITRRPIQPVSAGDDLTVELEICNQTQQPVSLLQVEDILPFVLGKPVQKAIETIPSQGSYRWVYYHPTQRRGVYRWHTVELGSGAPLGLFWCRRQRDCAATAIVYPTVLPLTTCPLVDEMGQQESKRGDPRGKPLQTATTGLVRSLRPYRIGDPTRLIHWRTSARYGELRVRELEMVTGGQEIVIALDSASNWEEENFEQAVIAAASLYFYAQQQQLQVQLWTASTNLIKGDRFVLETLAATTAQEDSSSVVPKNYPLIWLTQSPLSLATLPQGSRWVLWPNISSLAEQEVINWEHPGIVLQSGVSDGRRCSPLQSQLQKTLHS, encoded by the coding sequence ATGAAAATCATCAAACCCATCACCAATTGGTTAGAAATCCGCGCCAGTGCCCCTGCTTATGGCGGTTGGGTGCTAGCAGCAACGGCTATTTGTTTTTTTGGCGCAGGTATCAATACGATGGCTGGTTGGCTGTATGCCATTAGTGGCATTAGTTTTGCCCTTTTGGGTGTAGCAGCCATCTTACCGCCGCGATCGCTCACAAATCTATCCATCACCCGCCGTCCCATTCAGCCTGTGTCAGCCGGCGACGATCTAACGGTGGAATTAGAAATCTGCAATCAGACACAGCAACCTGTAAGCTTATTGCAAGTTGAAGATATACTGCCCTTTGTTTTAGGGAAACCAGTACAAAAAGCCATCGAGACAATTCCTAGCCAAGGTAGTTACCGTTGGGTATATTACCACCCTACCCAGCGCCGAGGCGTTTATCGCTGGCACACAGTCGAACTCGGTTCTGGTGCGCCTTTGGGGTTGTTCTGGTGTCGCCGTCAGCGTGATTGTGCTGCCACAGCGATCGTTTATCCCACAGTGTTGCCCTTGACTACCTGCCCCCTAGTAGACGAAATGGGACAACAAGAGAGCAAAAGGGGCGATCCTCGTGGTAAACCCTTGCAGACAGCGACAACGGGGCTGGTGCGATCGCTCCGTCCTTATCGCATCGGAGATCCCACCCGTCTGATTCATTGGCGGACTAGCGCCCGTTATGGAGAATTAAGGGTGCGGGAGTTAGAAATGGTAACAGGTGGACAAGAAATAGTTATTGCCCTTGATAGCGCTAGCAATTGGGAAGAAGAAAACTTTGAACAAGCAGTAATTGCCGCAGCATCACTGTACTTTTATGCACAGCAACAACAATTACAGGTGCAACTGTGGACAGCATCAACAAATTTAATCAAAGGCGATCGCTTTGTACTAGAAACCTTAGCAGCAACCACAGCGCAAGAAGATTCCAGTTCAGTAGTTCCTAAAAATTATCCCTTGATTTGGCTAACTCAAAGCCCCCTAAGTCTTGCGACTCTTCCTCAAGGTAGTCGCTGGGTTTTGTGGCCAAATATTTCCTCATTAGCAGAACAAGAGGTAATCAATTG
- a CDS encoding DUF29 family protein translates to MEYERNYRHWIGEIKTFRYDLNNHLTTNLTNKLQDDLENIYQSAVEFVKIKTDLNIFLEKCPYTLVKLLDENYLP, encoded by the coding sequence GTGGAATATGAAAGAAACTATCGTCATTGGATTGGAGAAATTAAAACCTTTAGATATGACTTAAATAATCATTTAACAACGAATTTAACAAACAAGTTACAGGATGATTTAGAGAATATTTATCAAAGTGCGGTTGAGTTTGTGAAAATTAAAACCGATTTAAATATTTTTCTAGAAAAGTGCCCTTACACTCTTGTAAAATTATTAGATGAAAATTATTTACCTTAA